The following proteins come from a genomic window of Salvia hispanica cultivar TCC Black 2014 chromosome 4, UniMelb_Shisp_WGS_1.0, whole genome shotgun sequence:
- the LOC125218326 gene encoding putative cysteine-rich receptor-like protein kinase 9 — protein sequence MTIRKCVLLLFILAILSDAVTGQIPRCFGGNYTTNGTYSTNLISLISSFPPNIQHNGFYNATAGQPPDQVYATALCRTDFQLEACRTCLREAAPELLRLCPNRRQGILFRDTCTLRYSDESLADGAGTDSDAFIAKSTQTARNPDQFNQVIQNILLKNIRLM from the coding sequence ATGACTATCCGAAAATGTGtcctcctcctcttcattCTGGCCATCCTCTCCGACGCCGTAACGGGGCAGATCCCCCGCTGTTTCGGCGGCAACTATACCACCAACGGCACATACAGCACCAACCTCATCTCTCTAATCTCATCTTTTCCACCAAACATACAACACAACGGATTCTACAACGCCACCGCGGGCCAACCCCCGGACCAAGTGTATGCTACCGCGCTCTGCAGAACCGACTTCCAGCTCGAGGCCTGCCGCACCTGCCTCCGAGAAGCCGCTCCAGAGCTTCTCCGGTTGTGCCCCAACCGAAGACAGGGCATCCTGTTCAGAGACACATGCACGCTGCGCTACTCTGACGAGTCACTTGCCGACGGCGCCGGAACTGACAGTGACGCTTTCATTGCTAAGAGTACCCAGACTGCAAGGAATCCCGATCAGTTCAACCAGGtgatacaaaatatattactgAAAAATATAAGACTAAtgtag
- the LOC125219647 gene encoding cysteine-rich receptor-like protein kinase 6 isoform X1, whose protein sequence is MKIAAGNETTTDFQTIFALVQCVPYLTETSCDQCLINSEQYVCCDGNTGARVYMPRCFTQYEVIPFYNITRIQEVRAIISPLPPPPPLPVPPPSSGNTSRTVIIILVPILASLFLAACVGVIIRKRFNKKTEHITLQGEDEAVSAEESLLYDFKQLVAATDHFSTSNKLGEGGFGEVYKGKLQNGQQIAVKRLSRNSGQGELEFKNEVLSMAKLQHRNLVRLLGFSLQGSERLLVYEFVQNRSLDCSIFDPMMRLLVNWECRYKIIKGIAKGLVYLHEESRVRIIHRDLKASNILLDEDKNPKISDFGMARLFRQDETRGNTHRIVGTYGYMAPEYARHGDFSIKSDVFSFGVLVLEIISGQNNGSFKNVDNGEHVEYMLSYAWRNWCAGRARKLIDPALMSASIPLHDILRCIHIGLLCVQNNARDRPTMSSVLIMLQSFSATFPVPLEPAFFVPGGNEHMTKSLEIKPTEFSKNEASITELYPR, encoded by the exons ATGAAGATCGCGGCGGGGAATGAGACAACAACGGATTTTCAGACCATATTCGCTCTGGTGCAGTGCGTGCCTTATCTCACAGAAACGAGCTGCGATCAATGTTTGATCAACTCGGAGCAATATGTGTGTTGTGATGGCAATACGGGGGCAAGAGTATATATGCCCCGCTGTTTTACTCAATATGAGGTCATACCCTTTTACAATATCACTCGGATTCAAGAGGTGCGAGCGATCATATCGCCcctccctcctcctcctccgctgCCGGTGCCCCCACCATCGTCGGGCAATACCAGTCGAACTGTGATCATCATTCTTGTTCCAATTTTGGCGTCTCTGTTTCTCGCTGCTTGTGTTGGCGTAATCATCAGAAAGAGATTCAACAAGAAAACAGAGCACATAACATTACAAG GCGAGGACGAAGCTGTAAGTGCTGAAGAATCCCTTTTATACGATTTCAAGCAACTTGTAGCTGCTACAGACCATTTCTCCACTAGTAACAAACTTGGAGAAGGAGGATTTGGTGAAGTTTataag GGAAAACTTCAAAATGGCCAACAAATTGCAGTCAAAAGGCTGTCAAGGAATTCTGGGCAAGGAGAATTGGAGTTCAAGAATGAAGTATTATCAATGGCCAAACTTCAACATAGAAATTTGGTAAGGTTGTTGGGATTCTCACTACAAGGATCGGAGAGGCTTCTTGTCTATGAATTTGTTCAAAATAGAAGCCTAGACTGCTCTATTTTTG ATCCGATGATGCGTTTGCTTGTTAATTGGGAGTGTCGATACAAGATCATAAAGGGCATCGCTAAGGGACTTGTTTATCTGCACGAAGAGTCTCGTGTACGCATAATTCATCGCGACCTCAAAGCGAGCAACATACTCTTAGATGAGGACAAGAACCCTAAAATCTCCGATTTTGGCATGGCAAGATTGTTTCGACAGGATGAAACACGAGGCAATACACATAGGATTGTTGGAACCTA CGGATACATGGCACCAGAATATGCAAGACACGGGGATTTCTCGATTAAATCGGACGTGTTTAGCTTTGGAGTGCTGGTGCTGGAGATTATCAGCGGACAAAATAACGGCTCTTTCAAGAACGTGGATAATGGAGAGCACGTAGAATACATGCTTAGTTAT GCATGGAGAAATTGGTGTGCAGGAAGAGCGAGGAAGTTAATTGATCCCGCATTGATGTCTGCTTCGATCCCTCTCCATGATATTCTGAGATGTATTCATATCGGATTGTTGTGCGTTCAGAATAATGCAAGGGATAGGCCGACAATGTCTTCGGTTTTGATAATGCTTCAAAGCTTCTCTGCCACTTTTCCGGTGCCTTTGGAGCCGGCATTTTTTGTCCCTGGTGGCAACGAGCACATGACCAAATCATTGGAGATCAAACCAACCGagttttccaaaaatgaagCATCAATCACTGAGTTATATCCGCGTTAA
- the LOC125218313 gene encoding uncharacterized protein LOC125218313, with protein sequence MDALKDFSMEILEWVLHNFSFDTSSKISILGITPYLNIPLSTKTWSDKWGMDLEDLVPLLQKNELNFDFKYQKLERLIHLCRKYGVVPEIRTEMGYPLQLRVIEQISTLHATLVVFDRYHDKKHIDYYAKKIRCNMLVVNHNGKAQLIKKVKCDDSQVESSSSSSTPK encoded by the exons ATGGACGCCCTCAAAGACTTCTCAATGGAGATTCTTGAATGGGTGCTACACAACTTCTCCTTTGATACTTCTTCCAAGATAAGCATCCTTGGCATCACACCATATCTCAATATTCCTT TGTCTACCAAGACCTGGTCTGACAAATGGGGCATGGACTTGGAGGATCTTGTGCCATTATTACAGAAAAATGAGctcaattttgatttcaagtaTCAGAAACTCGAACGACTTATCCATCTATGTCGAAAATATGGG GTGGTTCCAGAGATTAGAACTGAAATGGGGTATCCGCTGCAACTGCGGGTCATCGAACAGATCAGCACTTTACATGCCACACTTGTGGTATTTGATAGGTACCATGATAAGAAGCACATAGACTACTATGCAAAGAAGATCCGATGCAACATGCTGGTCGTGAACCACAACGGCAAAGCTCAACTAATCAAGAAAGTTAAATGCGATGATAGTCAAGTAGAGTCGTCGTCATCATCTTCCACCCCAAAATGA
- the LOC125218317 gene encoding uncharacterized protein LOC125218317 yields the protein MMSYISWLAVIVIVVVVIIPAFARAQQYGCFGGNYTSNSTYAANLNSLLSSLPPNLNDAAFYNASSLLPNTTDPAYASALCRPDSQLDTCRSCIRNSTAELLTLCSNRTQAALFKPLCTLRYSDTSMYGLLSEAYSVTGRSTTNLSTSDQFRTDVRALLGNLSAQAAAGGPMLKVAAGNSSGGSVFALVQCTPDLSSRDCSNCLSGLVQRLPRCCNGSTFVIMFVPSCNLHFQLEQFYNLTRLEQVRAMVDASSPPPSPLVVPPTPSPPPGKGGGNKTRTIILIVVPIGSGLVLICVCICIFLRRRLKRNPEEVSQNYSEEISTVESLLYDFEKIKAATNDFSESNKLGEGGFGVVYKGKLEDGGEIAVKRLSKNSGQGDEEFKNEVLLMAKLEHRNLVRLLGFSLKGAEKLLVYEFVQNGSLDGFIFDRIKHEPLDWNTRYKIIRGIAKGLVYLHNDSGFRIIHRDLKAANVLLDSEMDPKIADFGMARLFFQDQSGSNTRRIVGTFGYMSPEYARHGKISVKLDVFSFGVLLLEIVSGQRNGSFRNPDSRENVEYMLSFAWRKWQEGGAKKMIDPVLMGGDEEVSVGDMLRCIHIGLLCVQEKGEQRPTMASVQVMLSSVSVTLPLPSKPAYFSSAAKEIQTELPKAYDTQNDASITDLNQTKMTSRTCVLLFILAILSGTVTAQNYGCFEGNYTTNSTYSTNLNSLISSFPPNIQHNGFYNGTAGQAPDRAYATALCRTDFQLEECRTCLREAVPELLRLCPNRRQGILFRDKCTLRYSDESLAEGAATDGYTIFSRSPQTARSPEQFNQKLWGLLKDLRGQAAAGGPLMKSAAGNETGPSFQDIFALVQCGPGQSEAGCERCLINAEQFVCCENSTAVVVLMPRCTMQYDVVPFYNITRIQEVQALVLPLPPPPPPPPPVPPPSSGNTSRTVIIILVPILASLLLAAFVGIIVTKRYKKKTEDITTLQGEDEVVSAQESLLYDFKQLVAATNNFSTSNKLGEGGFGAVYKGKLQSGQQIAVKRLSRNSGQGELEFKNEVLLMAKLQHRNLVRLLGFSLKGSERLLVYEFVQNGSLDCSIFDPMKRSLINWESRYKIIKGIAKGLVYLHEESCVRIIHRDLKASNILLDGDKNPKISDFGMARLFQQDETRGNTRRIVGTYGYMAPEYARQGDFSIKSDVFSFGVLVLEIICGQSNNSFKNVENGENVEYMLSYAWRNWCAGRGRKLIDPALMSASTPIHDVMKCIHIGLLCVQKNARDRPPMASVLVMLHSFSATFSVPLEPAFFVPGGNEDLARSLEINPTEFSKNEASITEFYPR from the exons ATGATGAGCTACATATCATGGCTAGCCGTCATCGtcatcgtcgtcgtcgtcatcATCCCCGCCTTTGCAAGAGCGCAGCAATACGGCTGCTTCGGCGGCAACTACACTTCAAACTCCACATACGCCGCCAACCTCAACTCCCTCCTCTCATCCCTCCCACCTAACCTAAACGACGCCGCTTTCTACAACGCCTCCTCCCTTCTCCCCAACACCACCGATCCCGCCTACGCCTCCGCCCTCTGCAGACCCGACTCCCAGCTCGACACGTGCCGCTCCTGCATCCGAAACTCCACCGCCGAGCTCCTCACCCTCTGCTCCAACCGCACCCAAGCCGCCCTCTTCAAACCCCTCTGCACCCTCCGCTACTCCGACACCTCCATGTACGGCCTCCTCTCCGAGGCCTACTCCGTCACCGGCCGCTCCACCACCAACCTCTCCACGTCCGACCAGTTTAGGACGGACGTGAGAGCGCTGCTGGGCAATCTGAGCGCCCAGGCGGCCGCGGGTGGGCCCATGCTGAAG GTGGCGGCGGGGAATTCGAGCGGTGGCTCTGTATTCGCGCTGGTGCAGTGCACGCCGGATCTGTCGTCGAGGGACTGCTCCAACTGCCTGTCGGGGCTGGTGCAGCGCCTTCCGCGGTGTTGCAATGGTTCGACTTTCGTGATCATGTTTGTGCCGAGTTGCAATCTCCATTTCCAGCTTGAACAGTTTTATAATCTAACTAGGCTTGAGCAAGTGCGAGCGATGGTAGATGCGTCTTCGCCTCCGCCTTCTCCACTTGTCGTGCCACCTACACCTTCTCCGCCACCAG GAAAGGGTGGTGGTAATAAAACTCGAACTATCATCTTGATTGTGGTGCCGATTGGTTCTGGTCTTGTTCTAATTTGTGTTTGCATTTGCATTTTCTTgagaagaagattgaagagaAATCCTGAGGAAGTCAGCCAGA ACTATAGTGAGGAGATAAGCACAGTAGAATCCCTTctttatgattttgaaaagATCAAAGCTGCGACCAACGATTTCTCTGAGAGTAACAAGCTCGGAGAAGGTGGATTTGGTGTTGTCTATAAG GGAAAACTTGAAGATGGCGGAGAAATTGCAGTGAAAAGGCTGTCTAAAAACTCGGGGCAAGGGGACGAAGAATTCAAGAACGAAGTGTTGTTAATGGCCAAGCTCGAGCACAGGAATCTGGTCCGGCTGCTGGGATTCTCGCTGAAAGGAGCGGAGAAGCTTCTCGTATATGAATTTGTTCAAAATGGAAGCCTGGATGGCTTCATATTTG ACCGGATCAAGCATGAGCCCCTTGATTGGAATACACGCTACAAAATCATAAGGGGCATCGCGAAGGGACTTGTTTATCTGCACAACGACTCTGGCTTCCGTATCATTCACCGCGATCTCAAAGCGGCTAACGTGTTATTAGACTCAGAGATGGATCCTAAGATAGCTGATTTTGGTATGGCCAGGTTGTTTTTTCAAGACCAAAGTGGAAGTAATACGAGGAGAATTGTTGGAACCTT TGGATACATGTCCCCGGAATATGCAAGGCATGGGAAAATCTCAGTGAAGCTAGACGTCTTCAGCTTCGGCGTGCTATTGCTAGAGATTGTCAGTGGGCAGAGAAACGGCTCTTTTCGAAATCCAGACAGCCGGGAGAATGTGGAATACATGCTGAGTTTT GCATGGAGAAAATGGCAGGAGGGGGGAGCGAAGAAGATGATCGATCCGGTGTTGATGGGAGGTGATGAAGAAGTTAGTGTGGGTGATATGTTGAGATGCATTCACATAGGTTTGTTGTGCGTGCAAGAAAAGGGGGAGCAGAGGCCGACCATGGCGTCGGTTCAAGTCATGCTCAGTAGCGTCTCAGTGACACTGCCGCTGCCTTCCAAACCTGCGTATTTCAGTTCGGCTGCGAAAGAGATCCAGACGGAGCTTCCCAAAGCTTACGACACTCAAAATGATGCTTCTATAACAGATCTA AACCAAACTAAGATGACTTCCCGAACATGCGTTCTTCTCTTCATTCTGGCCATCCTCTCCGGCACCGTGACGGCGCAGAACTACGGTTGTTTTGAGGGAAACTACACCACCAACAGCACATACAGCACCAACCTCAACTCCCTCATCTCATCTTTTCCACCAAACATACAACACAACGGATTCTACAACGGCACAGCGGGCCAAGCCCCGGACCGAGCCTACGCCACCGCGCTCTGCAGAACCGACTTTCAGCTCGAGGAGTGCCGCACCTGCCTCCGAGAAGCTGTCCCGGAGCTTCTCCGGTTGTGCCCCAACCGGAGACAGGGGATCCTGTTCAGAGACAAATGCACGCTGCGCTATTCCGATGAATCACTTGCCGAGGGCGCCGCAACTGACGGTTACACTATCTTTTCCAGGAGTCCCCAGACTGCACGGAGTCCTGAGCAGTTTAACCAG AAACTGTGGGGGCTGCTGAAGGATCTCCGCGGACAGGCGGCCGCAGGAGGGCCGTTGATGAAGAGCGCGGCAGGGAATGAGACGGGGCCGAGTTTTCAGGACATATTCGCCCTGGTGCAGTGCGGGCCTGGTCAATCAGAAGCGGGCTGCGAGCGTTGTTTGATCAACGCCGAGCAATTTGTGTGTTGTGAAAACAGCACGGCAGTAGTAGTACTTATGCCCCGCTGTACTATGCAATATGATGTTGTACCCTTTTACAATATCACTCGGATTCAAGAGGTGCAAGCGTTAGTATTGCCgctccctcctcctcctcctccgccgccgccagtGCCCCCACCATCGTCGGGTAATACCAGTCGAACTGTGATCATCATTCTTGTTCCAATTTTGGCTTCTCTGCTTCTCGCTGCTTTTGTTGGAATAATCGTCACAAAGAGATACAAGAAGAAAACAGAGGACATAACAACATTACAAG GCGAGGATGAAGTTGTAAGTGCTCAAGAATCGCTTTTATACGATTTCAAGCAACTTGTAGCTGCCACAAACAATTTCTCCACTAGTAACAAACTTGGAGAAGGAGGATTTGGTGCAGTTTataag GGAAAACTTCAAAGTGGCCAACAAATTGCAGTCAAAAGGCTATCAAGGAATTCAGGGCAAGGAGAATTGGAGTTTAAGAATGAAGTGTTATTAATGGCCAAGCTTCAACATAGAAATTTAGTAAGGTTGTTGGGATTCTCACTAAAAGGATCGGAAAGGCTTCTCGTCTATGAATTTGTTCAAAATGGAAGCCTAGACTgctctatttttg ATCCGATGAAGCGTTCACTTATTAATTGGGAGAGTCGGTACAAGATCATAAAAGGCATTGCCAAGGGACTTGTTTATCTGCACGAAGAGTCGTGTGTACGCATAATTCATCGTGATCTCAAAGCGAGCAACATACTCCTAGATGGGGACAAGAATCCCAAAATCTCCGATTTTGGTATGGCAAGATTGTTTCAACAGGATGAAACACGAGGCAATACACGTAGAATTGTTGGTACCTA CGGATATATGGCACCTGAATATGCGCGACAAGGGGATTTCTCGATTAAATCTGACGTGTTTAGCTTTGGAGTGCTGGTGTTGGAGATTATCTGCGGACAAAGTAACAACTCTTTCAAGAATGTGGAAAATGGAGAGAACGTAGAATATATGCTTAGTTAT GCTTGGAGAAATTGGTGTGCGGGAAGAGGGAGGAAGTTGATTGATCCCGCATTGATGTCTGCTTCAACCCCTATACATGATGTTATGAAATGTATTCATATCGGTTTGTTGTGCGTTCAGAAAAATGCAAGGGATCGGCCGCCGATGGCTTCTGTTTTGGTAATGCTTCATAGCTTCTCTGCCACATTTTCGGTGCCTTTGGAGCCGGCGTTTTTCGTCCCTGGTGGCAATGAGGACCTGGCCAGATCATTGGAGATCAATCCAACCGAGTTTTCGAAAAATGAAGCATCGATCACTGAGTTTTATCCGCGTTGA
- the LOC125219647 gene encoding cysteine-rich receptor-like protein kinase 6 isoform X2 — MKIAAGNETTTDFQTIFALVQCVPYLTETSCDQCLINSEQYVCCDGNTGARVYMPRCFTQYEVIPFYNITRIQEVRAIISPLPPPPPLPVPPPSSGNTSRTVIIILVPILASLFLAACVGVIIRKRFNKKTEHITLQGEDEAVSAEESLLYDFKQLVAATDHFSTSNKLGEGGFGEVYKGKLQNGQQIAVKRLSRNSGQGELEFKNEVLSMAKLQHRNLVRLLGFSLQGSERLLVYEFVQNRSLDCSIFDPMMRLLVNWECRYKIIKGIAKGLVYLHEESRVRIIHRDLKASNILLDEDKNPKISDFGMARLFRQDETRGNTHRIVGTYGYMAPEYARHGDFSIKSDVFSFGVLVLEIISGQNNGSFKNVDNGEHVEYMLSMEKLVCRKSEEVN, encoded by the exons ATGAAGATCGCGGCGGGGAATGAGACAACAACGGATTTTCAGACCATATTCGCTCTGGTGCAGTGCGTGCCTTATCTCACAGAAACGAGCTGCGATCAATGTTTGATCAACTCGGAGCAATATGTGTGTTGTGATGGCAATACGGGGGCAAGAGTATATATGCCCCGCTGTTTTACTCAATATGAGGTCATACCCTTTTACAATATCACTCGGATTCAAGAGGTGCGAGCGATCATATCGCCcctccctcctcctcctccgctgCCGGTGCCCCCACCATCGTCGGGCAATACCAGTCGAACTGTGATCATCATTCTTGTTCCAATTTTGGCGTCTCTGTTTCTCGCTGCTTGTGTTGGCGTAATCATCAGAAAGAGATTCAACAAGAAAACAGAGCACATAACATTACAAG GCGAGGACGAAGCTGTAAGTGCTGAAGAATCCCTTTTATACGATTTCAAGCAACTTGTAGCTGCTACAGACCATTTCTCCACTAGTAACAAACTTGGAGAAGGAGGATTTGGTGAAGTTTataag GGAAAACTTCAAAATGGCCAACAAATTGCAGTCAAAAGGCTGTCAAGGAATTCTGGGCAAGGAGAATTGGAGTTCAAGAATGAAGTATTATCAATGGCCAAACTTCAACATAGAAATTTGGTAAGGTTGTTGGGATTCTCACTACAAGGATCGGAGAGGCTTCTTGTCTATGAATTTGTTCAAAATAGAAGCCTAGACTGCTCTATTTTTG ATCCGATGATGCGTTTGCTTGTTAATTGGGAGTGTCGATACAAGATCATAAAGGGCATCGCTAAGGGACTTGTTTATCTGCACGAAGAGTCTCGTGTACGCATAATTCATCGCGACCTCAAAGCGAGCAACATACTCTTAGATGAGGACAAGAACCCTAAAATCTCCGATTTTGGCATGGCAAGATTGTTTCGACAGGATGAAACACGAGGCAATACACATAGGATTGTTGGAACCTA CGGATACATGGCACCAGAATATGCAAGACACGGGGATTTCTCGATTAAATCGGACGTGTTTAGCTTTGGAGTGCTGGTGCTGGAGATTATCAGCGGACAAAATAACGGCTCTTTCAAGAACGTGGATAATGGAGAGCACGTAGAATACATGCTTA GCATGGAGAAATTGGTGTGCAGGAAGAGCGAGGAAGTTAATTGA